The DNA region CCCATTCTCGCTTTTCGTCCTACCACCTCACCGTCTCTGTCCACCAGACATCGCCGTCCTGTTGTCGCCGGGCATGCTGTCGTGGATGTTGTGAATCCTGACCATGATGCGCAGAGATTGACGCCAGCGAACGctcacctcttcttcttttcaccCGCCCTCTACCTTCCCTTGCAAGAGACTCTCTGTTTGCTACCGACCCCTTCATTCTCTTCCCGTTGCCGTGTTCCCGAACCAGTTTGACAAAGGACGCCAACACCATCTCCGGGACATTGCGATCCCatctttatttattattatctAGAACAGACGCTCATGATTCGGACGAGAAGTTGAAGTTTACCAGAGATACCCCGTGCGACGACAGCTACGATGACAGCACGAGAAAGGATGAGGAATGATGTGGTAGAGGTGGAGGCGGTCATTGCTGCGGCGCCGGCTACGAGGACagcggaggagaagccacTAAAGACACCACATATCGAGCTGCGAGGCCTGGAGGGGAGACAGGAAGCGATATTACCTGACCAGATCGACCCAGTGACCAACGCCCCCAACGACAGAATCATCATCGACAATTCGCCAGTGACCTCAACCCTCGTGGCACCTAGCGTCACCCCGGAGGTGTCAACCTCTCGAGGCACGCCATCATCCAGACCGACACAGGATACGAACACCAACACTGGCAACGCCGACGAAGGCGTAAGCGTCGCGGTCAAAGCTGGCATCGCAATGGGTGTCCTCGCCGGCGTGCTAGTGCTCTTCGTGGTGGTCTGGTTGATAATGAGCAtgcgcaagaagaagcaagcCCGCAGACGCCAGCAGATCGAGGACGATGAAAAGATACACGGACCTTTCTCCGACAGCGCAGCCATATCGAGAAGCCcgcccgctgctgctgcccccaGCGCGGCTCCCAGACTGAGCCTCCGTCCGGTTTCTCAACTGTGGCAGAACTTGGCTCCTAGCGGGCACCCCGAGCGGAGGGCTTCTAGGGGTATCCAACTCACCGTCAACCCCGCCGGCCCGTCTCATTCCCCGACAAACTCTCTGTCGCCGTTGAATCGTCCTAACCAAGGGGGTTCAGCTTGGGAGCGCCACAGGATGCAGTCTACCACCCCCACCGGGGACAACCGCCCTGGCACCCAAGGGAGCGTTTACTCCCTCAATCCCTTCCACGACAGCCACTCCACCAGGAACTACAACAACGAACCCGTCAGCCCGGTGTCTACCCTCGCGCCAGAGTTCCCTGCCGTCCCGAGCAAAAACCGCTCTCCAACACCAGAGCCAGTATCCCCAATAGATCAGGACACTGACCTCCCCGATTTTGGCGCCGGCTCCAAGCCTCTAACCCGCAAGACgtccatcaaccaccacaataAGGGGTTGCCCAAACCACTGGACCTGACGAAGCCACCGTCCCCGTTATACGCCCCCGGCCCGGCATCCCCAGCAGGAACAGAATACAGCATGCACTCCATGTCCCCCTCAACTATggtcccctcctccacatcagCAGCCGAAATCGCCGCTGCCGGCGGGCCCCAAAACTCAACTGTGCATCGTGTCCAGCTCGATTTCAAGCCCACTCTCGAGGACGAATTAGGTCTCAAGGCGGGACAGCTGGTGCGGTTGCTGCACGAGTATGATGACGGCTGGGCGCTTTGTATTAGGCTTGATCGGTCGCAGCAGGGGGTTGTGCCGAGGACTTGCTTGTCTACCCGGCCGGTGAAGCCCAGGCCGGCGCAGAACGGGCCGAGGGTTGTGCCCCAGGGGGGGTATAATAGGGGTGGGAATGGGATTAACACGGGGGGGTTTCCATCCCCGCCGGGGCAGCAACACAATGGGGGTTGGCAGAGCGCGGAGAGGTCCGAGAGCCCGGGGAGTTTTTACTCGACGAACCAGGGGTTCAGTCCCAGtccggggggtggtgggagtggtgggattGGAACGATGAGGGGGCAAGGGGGGGGCGAGTATGAGATGcagatgggggggttgagccCGGCGCCCGGGCAGGCTTATTAGGGGGGCTTTGTctgcggggaggggaggatgatgaggtatGTACCTGGTTGGCATGGCccgaggggttggggtttgagTTTGAGATGccgatggggaggagggtgagggggggatATAGGAGGTTTCCGGCGAGGCctagggagaggaggagggggtcgAGGTTGCCACCACGGCCGTGAATGGAGGTGCTTTGCGATGGGTGCAGTGTTGTCGTTGGCAGCAGGACCGCATCATGTGAGAAACACAAATGACGATGGGGAAGGGAATgacaggaggagaggggggctGGCTGTATCTTGATCCACGCAACGGTGTAAATGCCTTGCTCAAGTTATGGGTTTTCGGAGGGTGGGGTGTTTTATGTATCTGGTTCTGGGAAGGGAGTTGATGGCGTTAAGGGGGACCTTGGTGTGGCATTTTTTCATGTTTTTGGGTGGGGATGAattttttttcattttttttttgttttttttttttaaaaaaaaaaccgggGATCTTCAAGTCACTCATTTGCGACCTTTTCTCTATTGGAGAAAGGTATTTTTTGGAAGCTTTTTTTGGACCTTGTTATGGAACTATGCTATGgaccttttctcttttggaCCTTTTCTGTTTTGGTGGATACCTAACTACGACCTGCCCTTTGTGCGGGAAACGTACAAGCTTAAAGATATTCTTTTCCTTACTTTTGTGTGGCCTGTTGATggcttttttgttttgttgaaTACTGGTTGGGAGTGTTCTTTGATGATCcaagggggatggggggcgATCAGAGTTGTACATTGGCGTGTTGTTACAGTAGTACACGATGGGAGTTGTAGAATACAAGAGTTGTACCAAGACTTGACTGGATTTGAGGTTTTTCTTCCCGCCAAAAATGATATGATGTCTAATCATGCTTCATGTCAACAGTACCTAGCACACAACTCTAGCTAGACGCTTGAGCTTGATCCGCCGAGCCCCCACATTCTGGCAATTTCAAGAAAAATACGCCCTCCTGCTTCTGGGCCAAGAGAGGACCAGCTGTTTATACGAGTCCGGAATATAGCTTCTTCCAGTAACCTAGATAGAAAATGCCCATGGTTAGTTTTCCTCAAAACGCTTTTCGCTGAAACATCATGGGCCCCTCAACCCCGAAGCCATCAGATGCACTCGCCAATTATTCGGTCTCGGTCCCCTCTCAACCACAAACGGTGCGCCCTCCAGGGTCTCGTTCTCAAAAAAGTGGTGGCTGGGCAGTCCACGCTTTGGCTTGAGGGGCAGGTCCGGGAGGGCCAAGACAAACTGGTTCCtgtccttgaccttgacgtTGAAGAGCTTGGCAAAGAAGCGGGTTTCGCTCATGCGCTTGTGCCAGTCCCGGAGGTCCCTCGTGTGGAACCAGATGTGGAGGCTGTGCAGGTTGGGCAGGAGGGCGAGCTGGTCGCAGACGCGCTGCCAGGGGTTGGAGTGCATCGTGATGCCGGGGTGGGAGTCCTCGCTGCGAccgttgctgctgttgccgtgGCCAAAGGTAGGGTTGGGGCCTTCGTTTTCTTCCGAGGTTGGGAAGTAGAGCTCGGTCATGAgctgggtggtgaggatgcaGATTTCGAGGGAGCGGATGGGGAGCTTTTCGGGGTTGCCGCCGTAGAGGGAGAGCCATCCGTGTGCTTCGAGGAGGTCGGTGAAGACGaaggtggtgttggcgacgagggaggggagggcttCGCGGTACCTGGTGGCGTGGACTGTTAGTTTAGGGGACTGCGGGGATCAGTGGTGAGGGTCACATACATCCTCTTACACACCAGCATGGGGTTCATGAAGCCGCTGGGCCCGGCATGTCCGACATTCTCCTCTTTCCACGAGTCGTTGGGGTTTTGGGCCCTGTGCCATTTGGCTGTCGACTGCTCGCAGCACCAGTGATAACACCATTCTGACTTCAACCGCTTCACCCAGTAGTACTCCTCCTGCGATCCTCTGGCGCTCTGGGTGAACTTCTCAAAACGAGTATCTCCAGTGGAGTAGTCTGCCACACAGGGAACATGAGACCACGTGTCGTTGTCCTTGTATATGTGTTGCCTTGAACCACTCTCGCTCCAGATGTCCTGGTAGATCAACTCCCGAATCTCCGGTGGCAGGAGGGAAAAGAACGGGGAGTCGTCCTGGGCTAAGGTGGTGGCCACCATGGTGTCCTGTGTCTGTTCTGGTGTCTCTTGTCGTCTCATGATGGGCCTTCAATTACAGGATATCTGCGAGCACAAGAACAacaaaaaggaaagaaacaTGGGAGTAAGGTTACGTTGCGTTTTAAGTTCTGGGCCATGCCTGCCTTCACCGACCGCAGTTTTTCCCCCGCCTGCCACTCCTGCCTAACATCCGACTTACCTGGTAGCCTATCGACCGGTGCAGACGGAGGCAACCCAATTGGATGGCCAGATGTCACATCGGTACTCAGACGCAGCTCAGACGCATGGACTGGTGCATTCATGCGAGCTGTCAATCTTGACTGGCGCGGTTAAGCATGTGCTCTGTCAACCTCAACGTGGAGGACACGTGAACACGCGAAAACCTCCGTGGGAAGTGTGGTAGGTAGGGTAGCACTGGACAAAGTTTTTGCCATCTTGCCATGTGAAACGGAATCTGGTTTTCCGGGAAGGTCAGACAGCGGGAGGGAGACCAGAGGGAGGCCATCGTGATAAGCCTTATCGTGGTGGAATGCGGGGAAGGCTGGAGCTGAGCCGGCGTGCGTGCGGAGTGGGCAGGTGGGGTAAGCCCCGGGCCCGGACCTTGGCCCCCGcgttggggggggggtggttgataaCCTCTGGTCCTTCGGATCATGCCGGTCTTTCTGCGGAAGTCGAAACAAAATGTTTCGGAAGAAGTGACCAGGTTCACCGGACACCGCCGAAGAATGGGCCAACTCCCACGCTCCAGACTCGGAGACGGCCCCGAGCTGGGCCTCCTGTGGAGAGCTTGGCTTCCAGAAGATTCCCGTTTGACAAATCGACAGATCGGGGGGTTCTTCAGCCATGCCCCACTTTCACCCGATCCCGCTGGCCCTCATCAGGCAGGACCTCCCCGCCGTGGGGTGTGTCCGCTGCTTGCTTTGCTTGCTCCGGAGCCGCGATATCTTTCACCGTCGAGCTGGCCTTGTTAACTGTCTGCTTCTTGCTCGTGTTACATCCTGTGGGCAGGTGACCAAAACTGCAAAAGTAAGTTAACACATATCGTATTTCAAACCACGCCTCAACACCTAGTTAACAGGCCTCTCAACTTTCAGAAGGATGTAACTTGACAATAACTACACGATTTACTGACTTGCAATACTAGTTATTTTCCCCAGAACCTGTGTTACTACCAGCCTgacaccaccctcaacttTTGGCAACAACGCCCCAAACCTTTCGAGCTTGATCAGCCCTACAACAGCGCCCACCAGTACTTACAgagctacctacctatcccC from Podospora pseudopauciseta strain CBS 411.78 chromosome 6, whole genome shotgun sequence includes:
- a CDS encoding hypothetical protein (EggNog:ENOG503PHN5); the encoded protein is MRRQETPEQTQDTMVATTLAQDDSPFFSLLPPEIRELIYQDIWSESGSRQHIYKDNDTWSHVPCVADYSTGDTRFEKFTQSARGSQEEYYWVKRLKSEWCYHWCCEQSTAKWHRAQNPNDSWKEENVGHAGPSGFMNPMLVCKRMYREALPSLVANTTFVFTDLLEAHGWLSLYGGNPEKLPIRSLEICILTTQLMTELYFPTSEENEGPNPTFGHGNSSNGRSEDSHPGITMHSNPWQRVCDQLALLPNLHSLHIWFHTRDLRDWHKRMSETRFFAKLFNVKVKDRNQFVLALPDLPLKPKRGLPSHHFFENETLEGAPFVVERGPRPNNWRVHLMASGLRGP
- a CDS encoding hypothetical protein (EggNog:ENOG503Q4V0; COG:U) — encoded protein: MTARERMRNDVVEVEAVIAAAPATRTAEEKPLKTPHIELRGLEGRQEAILPDQIDPVTNAPNDRIIIDNSPVTSTLVAPSVTPEVSTSRGTPSSRPTQDTNTNTGNADEGVSVAVKAGIAMGVLAGVLVLFVVVWLIMSMRKKKQARRRQQIEDDEKIHGPFSDSAAISRSPPAAAAPSAAPRLSLRPVSQLWQNLAPSGHPERRASRGIQLTVNPAGPSHSPTNSLSPLNRPNQGGSAWERHRMQSTTPTGDNRPGTQGSVYSLNPFHDSHSTRNYNNEPVSPVSTLAPEFPAVPSKNRSPTPEPVSPIDQDTDLPDFGAGSKPLTRKTSINHHNKGLPKPLDLTKPPSPLYAPGPASPAGTEYSMHSMSPSTMVPSSTSAAEIAAAGGPQNSTVHRVQLDFKPTLEDELGLKAGQLVRLLHEYDDGWALCIRLDRSQQGVVPRTCLSTRPVKPRPAQNGPRVVPQGGYNRGGNGINTGGFPSPPGQQHNGGWQSAERSESPGSFYSTNQGFSPSPGGGGSGGIGTMRGQGGGEYEMQMGGLSPAPGQAY